The genomic interval ACAGGCAGCCAGGATCGGCCCCAGTCCGCGATCGGCCGCCAGCGGCAACACCTGCAGCGTGAGCCAGAGCGCCCCGGCGGCCGCTCCTGCCCGCGAGCACTCCAGGCTGATCTCGCCCAGATGCAGTGCGTCGGACGTGAAATAGGTGTAGGGCGAATCGTGCCGGTAGAACCGGCCTACCGAAGGATCCCGGAAGAGAATGGCCCCGCAGCCGTACGGCTGCAGGCCGTGCTTGTGCGGGTCGATCGCCACCGAGTCGCAGTCGGCTATGGCCCTCAGGTGGCGCCGGGTGTCCGGGGCCAGCTCCGGCGCGTCGGCATGGGCCAGCAGCGCAAAAAAGCCTCCGTAGGCGGCATCGACGTGCACCCGACAGCCATACCGACGACAGAGCGGCAGTGCGTCGGCGATCGGATCGACCACGCCACGCCCCGTCGTGCCGGCCGTCAGCACGACGGTTCCGATGCGCCCAGTGCGCAGCACCGCTTCAAGCGCCTCGAGGTCCATGCGCCCTTCGGCATCGGTGGGTACCTCCACGGCCTCGAGTTGCAGGACGCCGCTCATGCGGCCGTGGGTGTAGTGCGCTTCCCGTGAAAACGCCACGCCCCGGTCCGGATGCAGGCAGCGCGCCACCCAGAGCGCCTCCAGGTTGGCCATGGTGCCCCCGCCGGTCAGGTGGCCGAGCGTGGTCTCGGGCAGGTGCAGCATGACGGCCAGCGCCCGCACCACTTCTTTTTCCATTTCCCCGGTGGGCGGCCCGCCGTCCAGCGCATGGTTGTTCGGGTTGATGAGCTGGGCCGCCAGATAGCCGATCACGGCAACCGGATGGGGCGGTTTGAGCATCTGCCCGGCATAGCGAGGATGGAAGAAGGGATAGTTTCCCCGCAGGCGCTCCAGGTAGCGGCTCAGCGCCGCCTCCAGTTCGTGCGGGTCAACCTGCAGAGACGGATGCGGCGGGTAAGGCCCCCAGGACGCTTCCCAGTCCCGAATGGCATCGACCACGCGCGCAAGCCAAGGCTTCAGGTCCATCTCAGGCGTCAGGTTTCCGGTGTGCGCCATGCCGGGTCACCCTGCCGGCGCAGCAGTCGGTTCCACCAGGCCACGCCGACGGCAAAAAGCACCCCGCCCAGCAGACTCATGACGGCCTGAATCAGGGCCATGCGCCACTGGGCCCGGGCCAGTTCCACGATGACCACGTCCTCCGGGTTTTCCGGCCGGACCCGCACCTCGACCGAGTCGCGTCCGCGCAGCAATGGCGCCAGCGTGTGCGGCAGGCTCAACCGGTTGCGTTCCAGCACCCGTCCGTCCGGCAACCGAATGCGCAGGTTTACATAATCGTACGTCACGTCCACCCGCTGCGAGATCTCCAGCTCGGTGATTTCGGCCATGGCCGAAATGCCCTCCTGCCAGGTGCGGAGCATCCGGTAGGCCGACCAGCCCAGGTACAGCCCCAGCGCGAACAACAGGCCGGGTGCCAACCAGAGCACCCGGGCGATCCACAACGAAAGCGACGGTTTCCGCAAGGCGATTTCTCTCGTTTAGACATCCAGGCGTGGAAAACCAAACGTCCGGGTGACGTTCCGGTTTTGCGCCTTGCGGATTCTTTGCAGGCCCGCTATGCCATGAACAGATACGGCTTCCAGGCGTCGTCGATCGTCCCGACAAACTCCCGGATGAACATGATGTGGCTGGGACGGAACGGCCGGCTCCGCAGCTTCATGCCGGCCTCCTCGGGCGTGCGGTTTCCTTTCCGATTATTACAGCGCGTACAGGCCGTAACCAGGTTCTCCCAGGTGTCCCGACCACCCCGCGAGCGCGGGATGATGTGGTCGACGGTCAGGTTTTCCCGGCTGCCGCAGTACTGGCACCGGTAGCCATCCCGGCGCAGAATGTTACGTCGGTTCAACATGATGTGCTTGTAGGGCACCCGGACGTACCACTTGAGGCGCACCACGCTGGGCCAGGGAAGCTGCACGCTGGGCGAGCGCACAAAGCGACCGGGACGTGCCGCCACCACTTCGGCCTTGCGCAGCAGCACCAGTACGACGGCGCGCTCTACACTGCAGACGGTCAGCGCGCTGTAATCCTGGTTCAAGACCAGTACCTGCCCTTTCATGGCACCCACCCACGGACTGAGATGCACCGAACGACCCGAACCGTCACGGTGTGCCCGCAGGCGCGTGCCGTATGCCGTGGCCCTATGTGCGTGTTGCGATACGGGAAGGCTTTTCCAGGGTTGCCATAACGGAATTACACGCCCCGGACACCCCGGGATCCGGCAGAAATTTACAACAAAAACACCGAACTACCAAGCGCAATAACAAACCTTTAACCTGGCCTCATCAGAAACGTGCTGTACACGTTCCCCCATTGCTTTCGTTCCCGGGCCTATTCCTGGCACTGTACCAGCCCTTCTCGCACCAACTCATCCAGAAAGGCCCGCACCTGGCGTTCGGCCTCCTCCTGCGTCACCTCGTAGTGGTCCAGCAACGCCGCCACCAGCTCTTCGATCGTCCGGCGACCGGCTTCCAGCTGCTCCCAGATGAATACACCCGTCGCGTTCAGCGTGTAGTACGATTTGGTCTCCAGGTGCAGCAGCACCCCTTCGCCTTCGTCGAACCGCGTAAAGTTCACGCGCGGATCCGGCTCGTAGCGTGCCATGCCTTACGCGCTGGTCTGGTGAACCGATACCGATGATTCCGGGAGGGCGGCCGCCAGCATTTGCTCCAGCCGCCCGGGCCGATCGAGCAGGTCCGGACCGGCCTCCAGCAGGTAAGCCGGTGCCTGGCGGACCAACCGCCCCATCACGTCAAGCAAACGGCGTTCCGCGGGATCATCCGCGCGCCCGAGCAGCAGACTGGCCTGCACCAGTCGCCCGAAGGCCTCGCTGCGCCGAAGCGGCACCAGCCGACTTTCCGGAATATCGGCACGTTCTGGAAAAATCAACAGCACCGGACGACACCGCGGCTGAAACCGCCCGGGATGCAGCCGGTCCATCCGCACGCGCAACTTCGCCGGATCGGTGGGTTGCCGAT from Rhodothermus marinus carries:
- a CDS encoding HNH endonuclease, with product MKGQVLVLNQDYSALTVCSVERAVVLVLLRKAEVVAARPGRFVRSPSVQLPWPSVVRLKWYVRVPYKHIMLNRRNILRRDGYRCQYCGSRENLTVDHIIPRSRGGRDTWENLVTACTRCNNRKGNRTPEEAGMKLRSRPFRPSHIMFIREFVGTIDDAWKPYLFMA
- a CDS encoding pyridoxal phosphate-dependent decarboxylase family protein, with product MDLKPWLARVVDAIRDWEASWGPYPPHPSLQVDPHELEAALSRYLERLRGNYPFFHPRYAGQMLKPPHPVAVIGYLAAQLINPNNHALDGGPPTGEMEKEVVRALAVMLHLPETTLGHLTGGGTMANLEALWVARCLHPDRGVAFSREAHYTHGRMSGVLQLEAVEVPTDAEGRMDLEALEAVLRTGRIGTVVLTAGTTGRGVVDPIADALPLCRRYGCRVHVDAAYGGFFALLAHADAPELAPDTRRHLRAIADCDSVAIDPHKHGLQPYGCGAILFRDPSVGRFYRHDSPYTYFTSDALHLGEISLECSRAGAAAGALWLTLQVLPLAADRGLGPILAACLRAARRWAALLETSEVLRLVQRPELDILTFYPVPLTSTASAVDAASQRLFQEAMENQEDPVFLSVLRLRTEALRHRWPTLQADRPEVRVLRSVLMKPDHETYVPHLHERLEHLARRIQTSTAV
- a CDS encoding DUF3592 domain-containing protein, which encodes MRKPSLSLWIARVLWLAPGLLFALGLYLGWSAYRMLRTWQEGISAMAEITELEISQRVDVTYDYVNLRIRLPDGRVLERNRLSLPHTLAPLLRGRDSVEVRVRPENPEDVVIVELARAQWRMALIQAVMSLLGGVLFAVGVAWWNRLLRRQGDPAWRTPET
- a CDS encoding PqqD family protein, whose translation is MARYEPDPRVNFTRFDEGEGVLLHLETKSYYTLNATGVFIWEQLEAGRRTIEELVAALLDHYEVTQEEAERQVRAFLDELVREGLVQCQE